A genomic region of Leptospira mtsangambouensis contains the following coding sequences:
- the mraY gene encoding phospho-N-acetylmuramoyl-pentapeptide-transferase: MFQWIYESFGNDYGFLRVFSYVTLRAMMAGLTSMFITFLFGKSLISFLLSLKFRESVRNDGPQSHAAKSGTPTMGGLIMILSLTISTLLWGNLSNLNVLLLLVSAILFAGLGFTDDYMKSVKKIKGGMRARTKFLVTIFFAVSITTLYFYFTGKSNTVATKGTIFTITDLFLPFVKGPVWNLGILAVPFAIIVLIGSSHAVNLTDGLDGLASGTVVIATATFALISYVSGTPSAANYLHIPYLPGSHEYSVFLAGLSGALLGFLWFNCHPAQVFMGDTGSLFLGSTLGLVAIMLKKEILLVILGGIFVAEAVSVILQVGSFKLTGKRIFKMAPLHHHFELSGWSEEKVVIRFWIIGIILAIITLSTLKIQ; this comes from the coding sequence ATGTTCCAGTGGATTTATGAATCGTTTGGAAACGATTATGGTTTTCTTAGAGTTTTTAGTTATGTAACACTCCGTGCGATGATGGCGGGTCTTACTTCTATGTTTATTACTTTTCTTTTTGGAAAGTCATTGATTTCGTTTCTTCTCTCTTTGAAGTTTCGAGAATCGGTTCGTAACGACGGTCCGCAATCCCATGCTGCCAAATCAGGAACACCTACAATGGGTGGTCTTATAATGATTTTATCCCTGACCATTTCAACTCTGTTATGGGGAAATCTTTCCAATCTAAATGTTTTGTTACTTCTTGTATCTGCCATTCTCTTTGCAGGCCTTGGATTTACTGATGATTATATGAAGTCGGTTAAAAAAATAAAAGGGGGAATGCGTGCTCGGACCAAATTTTTAGTTACCATCTTCTTTGCTGTATCCATCACAACTCTCTACTTCTATTTTACGGGAAAATCAAATACAGTTGCAACCAAAGGAACTATATTTACAATCACTGATTTATTTTTGCCTTTTGTCAAAGGCCCGGTTTGGAATTTAGGAATTTTAGCAGTTCCCTTTGCCATCATCGTTCTCATTGGAAGTTCTCATGCAGTCAATTTAACGGATGGATTGGATGGATTAGCATCCGGCACTGTTGTTATTGCCACAGCAACATTTGCACTTATTTCCTATGTATCAGGAACTCCGTCTGCTGCTAATTACCTTCACATTCCGTACCTTCCAGGTTCTCACGAATACTCAGTATTTCTAGCAGGTCTTTCTGGGGCTTTACTTGGATTTTTATGGTTTAATTGCCATCCTGCCCAAGTGTTTATGGGTGATACTGGATCTCTATTTCTTGGGTCCACACTTGGACTTGTTGCCATTATGCTCAAAAAAGAAATCCTTCTTGTCATCCTCGGAGGTATATTTGTGGCTGAGGCAGTGAGTGTGATTTTACAAGTAGGTTCCTTTAAACTGACTGGGAAACGTATTTTTAAAATGGCACCTTTGCACCATCATTTTGAATTGTCAGGTTGGTCGGAAGAAAAGGTTGTGATTCGATTTTGGATCATTGGAATCATTCTTGCGATCATTACCTTATCTACACTGAAAATCCAATAA
- a CDS encoding UDP-N-acetylmuramoyl-L-alanyl-D-glutamate--2,6-diaminopimelate ligase, translating to MKVSEIIKRIPELKLIKGESSTEVAYIWADSRKLEARDIFVLPEENTEKQETFLNMALDRGSEVVIISKRDIKLKTLESFPVVLETEEAVGEAHGKTACLLAGNPAKKMKLVAITGTNGKTSLTFILFHLARKVGKNAALIGTVQIQIMDRVLESGYTTPDASSLNLLLKQMLDEGIEYVFMEMSSHGLKLGRVAGLEITCAGFTNLTQDHLDFHTSMEDYFESKFKIFQLLEQSSVKNKFGLVASDVSFGEKMVKRIAEAKFKSPIYLLGKSGEFNYSNTKLSLLGSEYRFHKKAKNLPFIEVRKIRTNLLGNFNVFNTSFALAVAYELGFPWEEVISCLEKIPTVPGRFHVVPFPDRSRIAVVDYAHTPDALENILKSCVEIAPKQIICLFGCGGDRDRTKRPQMAKIAENLADLVILTSDNPRTESPEAILDEIESGFSRGFQRYEKIVDRRLAIKRAVSLLERDGILVVAGKGHETYQIIGKEKSKFIDFEEIENAFQNLELGR from the coding sequence AGCTCAACAGAAGTAGCATATATTTGGGCTGATAGTCGAAAATTAGAGGCCAGGGATATCTTTGTTTTGCCGGAAGAAAACACAGAAAAACAAGAGACCTTTTTAAATATGGCACTCGATAGAGGATCTGAAGTTGTTATTATTTCTAAACGTGATATTAAATTAAAAACTTTAGAATCTTTTCCAGTGGTCCTTGAAACAGAAGAAGCTGTGGGCGAAGCCCATGGGAAAACTGCATGTTTACTTGCAGGTAACCCAGCAAAAAAAATGAAACTTGTGGCCATCACGGGAACCAATGGAAAAACTTCGTTAACATTCATCCTTTTTCACCTAGCAAGGAAAGTTGGGAAAAATGCTGCCCTGATTGGAACTGTTCAAATTCAAATAATGGACCGAGTTTTAGAATCGGGATACACAACTCCAGATGCTTCTTCATTAAATCTACTTCTTAAACAGATGTTAGATGAAGGTATTGAATATGTTTTTATGGAAATGAGTAGCCATGGATTAAAACTGGGGCGTGTAGCAGGTCTTGAAATTACTTGCGCTGGATTTACAAATTTAACACAAGACCATTTGGATTTTCATACTTCTATGGAAGATTATTTTGAAAGTAAATTTAAAATCTTTCAACTTTTGGAACAATCTTCTGTAAAAAATAAATTTGGTCTCGTTGCTTCAGATGTTTCCTTTGGGGAAAAGATGGTAAAACGAATTGCGGAAGCAAAATTCAAATCCCCAATTTATTTACTCGGAAAATCTGGGGAATTTAACTATTCGAATACAAAACTTTCTCTACTTGGAAGTGAATATCGCTTTCATAAAAAAGCAAAAAACCTTCCTTTTATCGAAGTTCGTAAAATTCGAACAAACCTACTTGGGAATTTTAATGTATTCAATACATCATTTGCATTAGCAGTGGCTTACGAGTTAGGTTTTCCTTGGGAAGAAGTGATTTCCTGTTTGGAAAAAATTCCAACGGTTCCTGGACGGTTCCATGTAGTTCCATTTCCAGATAGGTCAAGAATTGCCGTTGTGGATTATGCCCACACACCAGATGCTTTAGAAAATATTTTAAAAAGCTGCGTGGAAATTGCTCCCAAACAAATCATTTGTTTATTTGGATGTGGAGGGGACAGAGACCGCACGAAACGTCCGCAAATGGCAAAGATCGCTGAGAACCTGGCTGATCTTGTCATTCTCACTTCTGACAATCCAAGGACGGAATCGCCAGAAGCTATTTTAGATGAAATTGAATCTGGGTTCTCCCGTGGATTCCAGAGATATGAAAAAATTGTCGATCGGAGATTGGCGATCAAACGAGCCGTGAGTTTACTGGAACGGGATGGAATTTTGGTCGTAGCCGGAAAAGGTCATGAAACGTATCAAATCATCGGAAAAGAAAAATCAAAATTTATTGATTTTGAAGAAATAGAGAATGCTTTTCAAAACTTAGAATTAGGTCGATAG